The proteins below are encoded in one region of Lactuca sativa cultivar Salinas chromosome 3, Lsat_Salinas_v11, whole genome shotgun sequence:
- the LOC111896245 gene encoding auxin-responsive protein IAA9, whose protein sequence is MSPQLLGVQEHIQGNTSFPTSTCSMESNYQKIPGLTERNYLGFSDCSSVDSSNVSTISEVNKNSLNLKATELRLGLPGSQSPERDQENSLTSSEKLDEKPLFPLLPSSSSSQKIISSGHKRVFTDTMDSSSETKGVISSNSELPSIKCSTPISKVNNNSNPPSSKAQVVGWPPVRSFRKNMLAVNSKNNDEVDGKPGLSALFVKVSMDGAPYLRKVDLRGYSTYQELSSALEKMFSCFTIGQCGSQGGPLRGSLSESKLRDLLHGSEYVVTYEDKDGDWMLVGDVPWDMFIGSCKRLKIMKGSDAIGLAPRASVKSNNRN, encoded by the exons ATGTCTCCACAACTCTTAGGTGTTCAAGAACACATACAAGGGAACACCTCCTTCCCCACTTCCACATGCTCCATGGAATCAAATTACCAGAAAATCCCTGGATTAACTGAAAGAAATTACCTCGGATTCTCTGATTGTTCCTCTGTCGACAGCTCAAACGTCTCCACCATATCAGAAGTCAACAAAAACAGTCTCAACCTTAAAGCAACCGAATTAAGACTAGGCCTTCCAGGATCCCAATCACCAGAAAGAGATCAAGAAAACAGCTTAACAAGCTCTGAAAAACTCGATGAAAAACCCTTGTTTCCATTactcccttcttcttcttcttcacaaaagaTTATCTCATCTGGACACAAAAGGGTATTCACTGATACCATGGATAGTTCTTCTGAAACAAAAGGAGTCATATCATCAAATTCTGAGCTTCCATCAATTAAATGTTCAACTCCTATTAGCAAAGTAAACAACAACTCCAATCCTCCTTCTTCCAA AGCTCAAGTGGTGGGGTGGCCTCCAGTTAGATCATTTCGCAAGAACATGTTAGCTGTAAATTCAAAGAACAATGATGAAGTAGATGGAAAGCCTGGACTTAGTGCTTTATTTGTAAAAGTTAGTATGGATGGAGCTCCTTATTTAAGGAAAGTTGATCTCAGAGGCTACTCTACTTATCAAGAACTTTCTTCAGCTCTTGAGAAGATGTTTAGTTGTTTCACCATTG GTCAATGTGGATCACAAGGAGGTCCATTAAGGGGGAGTCTAAGTGAGAGCAAGTTGAGGGATCTTTTACATGGATCAGAGTATGTTGTTACATATGAAGATAAAGATGGTGATTGGATGCTTGTGGGAGATGTTCCATGGGA TATGTTTATTGGTTCATGCAAGAGGTTGAAGATCATGAAAGGCTCGGATGCTATTGGTTTAG CTCCTAGGGCAAGTGTAAAATCGAACAATAGAAACTAG